A region of the bacterium genome:
ACCCGGGAATGAATGGCAATTTTTCTTACATTTTAACAGTTGAGGGACACACAATAAAAAGGGTTGACCCTGATCCGGGACAGCTGCACAGAGGTTTTGAAAAACTTGTTGAAAACA
Encoded here:
- a CDS encoding NADH-quinone oxidoreductase subunit D; this translates as MNELLTFLGQEDRYKKYELFFGPNHPGMNGNFSYILTVEGHTIKRVDPDPGQLHRGFEKLVEN